Proteins found in one Sorghum bicolor cultivar BTx623 chromosome 1, Sorghum_bicolor_NCBIv3, whole genome shotgun sequence genomic segment:
- the LOC8070496 gene encoding cyclin-dependent kinase inhibitor 4 — MGKYMRKVKVSGEVAIMDVSSAPLGVRTRARALALQRLQKQQAQGEEGAGGEYLELRSRRLEKLPPTAAPMRRKAAAAAAAAKEEVEASYGENMLELEAMERGTRETTPCSLINSEMIATPRTPGSTTRSNHSSHRRVKAPPVHAVPSSREMNEYFAAEQRRQQQAFIDKYNFDPVNDCPLPGRFEWVKLD; from the exons ATGGGCAAGTACATGCGCAAGGTCAAGGTTTCCGGCGAGGTCGCCATCATGGATGTGTCCTCCGCTCCGCTCGGAGTCCGCACCCGCGCGCGCGCCCTCGCGCTGCAGCGCCTGCAGAAGCAGCAGGCGCAGGGGGAGGAGGGCGCCGGCGGCGAGTACCTGGAGCTAAGGAGCCGGAGGCTCGAGAAGCTGCCGCCAACAGCAGCGCCCATGAGGAGgaaggccgcggccgcggcagcCGCCGCTAAGGAGGAGGTGGAGGCGTCGTACGGGGAGAACATGCTCGAGTTGGAGGCCATGGAGag GGGTACCAGGGAGACGACGCCCTGCAGCTTGATTAACTCTGAGATGATTGCCACTCCCAGAACTCCCGGGTCCACAACAAGATCCAATCACTCTTCCCACCGCAGGGTGAAAGCTCCTCCGGTGCACGCCGTCCCAAGTTCAAGGGAGATGAATGAGTACTTCGCTGCTGAACAGCGACGCCAACAACAGGCTTTCATTGACAA GTACAACTTTGATCCTGTAAATGACTGCCCTCTCCCAGGCAGGTTTGAATGGGTGAAGCTAGACTGA